The Oncorhynchus nerka isolate Pitt River linkage group LG12, Oner_Uvic_2.0, whole genome shotgun sequence genome includes a region encoding these proteins:
- the LOC115115244 gene encoding zinc finger and SCAN domain-containing protein 5A-like gives MEEREDFVNTFKTQVKMVLDILLNVAVSEITHVFQGTSGNANIQNTVLPVAFCAGDHTIEAVQACRLKNALEMAICTYTRETTEMTPRATRHDSGEAPSGSVAMPRRDDGEDMHVNLKYERLDMDWEVVKVGVFEEGDSIGKSMQKSQEYECLVSELTFEPSTSSEVSGPHCIHTEDSATTTLSLCSNDTVLFNSPTDRLTEQEVQVGSSQAPHPVPLKWLLFPLPISVSPVKKVELESGKLEPVPIAISTPVDSEQQPANTLRIIDTEPMLRTPLGHLEALTDYDISGAALKEEPLGSLGQPEVKEEIELVRHTAQPSTQRYNDITATTQRSTLQEPILTQVNPNVHVATQASIILNPAAKEEQRDRGGPVLSGTRSRKGCDTTSTALQATSSMSPHHSPLTPSTPPLLLPHELEKQMRTCSVKLEDLRLVGHCHRPLRICWDCGKIFYRKRKLRWHRRLIHTGEKPYCCSQCHRAFSLRKNLKHHQRAHTGEKPYHCKDCGKQFRCNGKLTTHMRFHTGEKPFGCTLCGKKYRVLKNLKTHMATAHPHPGRCLNR, from the exons ATGGAGGAACGTGAAGACTTCGTGAACACTTTTAAAACACAGGTTAAAATGGTTTTGGATATTCTGTTAAATGTCGCCGTATCGGAGATAACGCATGTTTTCCAAGGCACTTCGGGTAACGCTAATATCCAGAATACAGTATTACCCGTTGCTTTTTGCGCCGGAGACCACACCATAGAGGCGGTGCAGGCATGCAGACTGAAGAATGCATTGGAGATGGCAATATGCACATACACACGGGAAACCACTGAAATGACACCACGTG CAACTCGACATGATAGTGGTGAGGCCCCCAGTGGCTCTGTTGCTATGCCAAGACGTGATGATGGTGAAGACATGCACGTTAATCTTAAATATGAG AGATTGGACATGGACTGGGAGGTGGTGAAGGTTGGTGTCTTCGAGGAGGGTGACAGTATTGGGAAAAGCATGCAAA AGAGTCAAGAATATGAATGTCTTGTCTCTGAATTGACGTTTGAACCATCGACATCCTCAGAGGTCTCGGGCCCCCACTGCATACACACTGAAGACAGTGCcaccaccaccctgtcactgtgtTCAAATGACACCGTATTGTTTAACTCCccgacagacagactgactgaacagGAGGTGCAGGTGGGTTCTTCCCAGGCCCCACATCCAGTGCCCCTGAAATGGCTTCTATTTCCTCTTCCTATCTCGGTCAGCCCAGTAAAAAAAGTGGAATTAGAAAGTGGGAAACTGGAGCCTGTTCCCATTGCCATCAGCACGCCGGTGGATTCGGAACAACAGCCAGCCAACACCCTTAGGATTATAGATACAGAACCCATGCTTAGAACACCTCTGGGACACCTGGAAGCACTCACTGACTATGACATCAGTGGTGCTGCTCTCAAAGAAGAGCCACTAGGAAGCTTGGGACAACCGGAAGTCAAGGAGGAGATTGAGCTGGTCCGGCATACTGCACAACCAAGTACACAACGGTACAATGACATTACAGCAACAACACAACGAAGCACGCTACAAGAGCCAATTCTCACCCAAGTAAACCCCAATGTACATGTGGCCACACAAGCAAGCATTATACTAAACCCAGCAGCAAAGGAAGAGCAGCGAGACCGAGGGGGACCAGTGTTGAGCGGGACCAGAAGCAGAAAAGGCTGTGACACCACTTCCACAGCACTTCAAGCCACCTCCTCCATGTCACCTCACcactctcccctcaccccctccactccaccactactactaccccatgAGCTGGAGAAGCAGATGAGAACCTGTTCAG TGAAGCTTGAGGACTTGCGGCTGGTGGGACACTGCCACCGTCCTCTGCGCATCTGCTGGGACTGTGGCAAGATCTTCTACCGGAAACGGAAGCTGAGGTGGCACCGCCGTTTAATCCACACCGGAGAGAAACCGTACTGCTGCTCCCAGTGTCACCGGGCGTTCTCGCTCCGGAAGAATCTGAAGCACCACCAGAGGGCCCACACAGGTGAGAAACCGTACCACTGTAAAGACTGCGGGAAGCAGTTCCGGTGCAACGGGAAACTGACGACCCACATGAGGtttcacacaggggagaaacccttcgGCTGCACCCTCTGTGGGAAAAAATACAGGGTGCTAAAGAACTTAAAGACACACATGGCCACCGCACACCCACACCCTGGCCGATGTCTTAACCGTTAG
- the zgc:92594 gene encoding E3 ubiquitin/ISG15 ligase TRIM25, whose protein sequence is MATSMDQSTLLEDELTCPVCLDLFRDPHLLPCGHNFCLLCVRRLKRQAERGRFRCPECRESHRCSTASQKNFKLANIADDFRCRGRAVSSRQQQPDSSPTTAKTPVSVPCDYCSPGDTSEAGKGEPGAGVVVEVAVKTCLKCEVSMCQEHVKPHLELPAFREHPLTEPLGDLRKRKCPEHDEMYRYYCMDDRVCVCNACTIEGGHAGHTIKTLKNTMKDLKGSLENQLQKVDRKLNKAEKNLQEQKEQERLNKRFLEDSDQGVTALGEVLQVHLEGFLTSLRDCSCSHGVECGPSIQRNIAKAVQDQSRLQDVHSGIQTLAQENDPFRFLEAYKSSSKNVCRQLKKPLFHPECAYVDSDGLAESMEAKQEDFLTEVHSHVSHLINELCPVVREEEDSGGEEEDEDDDDDSSDGDEQEEAEEEMRSEEEEAVHDQSESADELYSPEGQEDEEEEEEEEEEEEIHSD, encoded by the exons ATGGCTACCTCTATGGACCAGTCCACTCTTCTAGAAGACGAGCTCACCTGTCCCGTGTGCTTGGACCTGTTCCGGGACCCCCACCTGCTGCCCTGCGGGCACAATTTCTGCCTGCTGTGCGTCCGCCGGCTCAAACGCCAAGCGGAGCGAGGCCGCTTCCGTTGCCCCGAGTGCAGAGAGAGCCACCGCTGCTCCACGGCCTCCCAGAAGAACTTTAAGCTCGCCAACATCGCAGACGACTTCCGCTGCAGGGGACGG GCAGTATCGTCAAGACAACAACAACCAGACAGCAGCCCGACAACAGCCAAGACCCCCGTGTCCGTGCCGTGTGACTACTGCTCTCCAGGGGACACTAGCGAGGCGGGGAAAGGGGAACCTGGGGCTggagtggtggtagaggtagcGGTCAAGACGTGTCTGAAATGCGAGGTGTCCATGTGTCAG GAGCACGTGAAGCCCCACCTGGAGCTGCCTGCGTTTAGGGAGCACCCCCTGACTGAACCCCTGGGGGacctgaggaagaggaagtgtccTGAACACGATGAGATGTACCGCTACTACTGCATGGACGACCGGGTGTGTGTCTGCAACGCCTGTACCATTGAGGGGGGCCACGCGGGACACACCATCAAGACCCTGAAGAACACTATGAAGGATCTGAAG gGCTCTCTGGAGAACCAGCTACAGAAGGTGGACAGGAAGCTGAACAAAGCAGAGAAAAATCTCCAGGAGCAAAAGGAACAAGAACGACTGAACAAG aGGTTCCTGGAGGACTCAGACCAGGGGGTCACAGCCTTGGGAGAGGTGTTACAGGTCCACCTGGAGGGCTTCCTCACCTCCCTCAGGGACTGTTCCTGCTCCCACGGGGTCGAGTGTGGCCCCAGCATCCAGCGGAACATAGCCAAGGCAGTCCAGGACCAGTCCCGTCTGCAGGATGTCCACAGTGGCATCCAGACCCTCGCCCAGGAGAACGACCCCTTCCGCTTCCTAGAG GCATACAAGTCATCAAGCAAAAA tGTCTGCAGGCAGTTGAAGAAGCCTCTGTTCCACCCAGAATGTGCTTATGTGGACTCAGACGGCCTGGCCGAGTCCATGGAGGCTAAACAGGAAGACTTCCTCACTGAAGTACACTCTCACGTCTCTCACCTCATCAACGAGCTCT GTCCCGTAGTCCGGGAAGAGGAGGacagcggaggagaggaggaggatgaagatgatGACGACGACAGCAGTGATGGCGATGAGCAAGAAGAAgctgaggaggagatgaggagtgaggaagaggaggctgtacACGACCAGAGTGAGTCAGCAGACGAACTTTACAGTCCCGAAGGGCAGGAAGacgaggaagaagaagaggaggaggaggaagaagaggagattcATTCAGACTGA